In Ipomoea triloba cultivar NCNSP0323 chromosome 15, ASM357664v1, one genomic interval encodes:
- the LOC116005636 gene encoding uncharacterized protein LOC116005636 — protein sequence MEINDLDEKKLSQKEINLKILRGLPKSWEMKVVAMRNHREIKTTSTTQIFSDLKAYEFEKETQNDEEPETRNITLVANHQSSSSTPRSNTNPSSDFFTNDQLALFMRRFKRFMRKNQSYDNSDKMRRTKYRSNDKTSGSRTHEKDETQVLCYNCRKPGHFKAECPYPIIKKHQDEHNYKKNSGNYHNPKSAPNDADEESNKNQKNDRRRKALAVEEKSGDKNDESCTSSSSSESDSSEDEKGQLCLFSQEDSDEELCLMADEEEVTSQNHSSNYSSESIYHENPREAFERMMKSFDGIEDSHLKLKEENAKLLAERQDLEDLRSKNAEMLESISQLEKQVHLLEEECKAKDDREQNLRARQRKGMPQGRPNSYLSNVKNFKKFPSKHRGGEGTLYPSDEDWLMDYEPMTRAKFLLHHRHKQTSYTRVNTNKPTPSLQKVYSPKSPQAYYAIPYDYRVFNGYRGPRMNLTSSRKKNETENVLPDLLRRLQTEKDLSIVKIRSDQGTEFVNKVIQDLCGQHGILHQLSAARTPQQNGVAERRNRTLKEAARSMIAFSGLPKRFWAEAINTACYTENRSLIHKDHGATPYELWKGRKPVVKYFHIFGSKCFIHNNGKSHLKAFDERVDEGIFMGYSEKSKAFRVLNKRTMVIEESIHVVFDEPSKEDVVISEKQTDEETKDREIEELSEGSESEDDDYPLFPNHLPNTSSQTEVLPNDGNEPNQSIVQQDGSNQGEPSIDEGAPPTTFQPDLKWLRNHPQDQIIGDIHDNVRTRASIRECMMACFISQIEPKTIEEALNDSDWVIAMQDELHQFERNNNQAPNQPVNADYDEDYLRYLAMLEPDDVSDKSLVLENEPGYGPMAPSWIPDAAPSALPAPSPPTTESSQGQSLMSTANSRHAKNKGKGKARK from the exons ATGGAGATCAACGATCTTGATGAGAAAAAGCTAtcacaaaaggagataaacCTGAAGATTCTCCGAGGACTACCCAAAAGCTGGGAAATGAAAGTAGTAGCTATGCGTAATCATAGAGAAATCAAGACAACGAGCACTACTCAGATCTTTAGTGATCTGAAAGCCTACGAGTTCGAGAAGGAAACACAAAATGATGAAGAACCTGAGACGAGAAACATAACTTTAGTTGCAAATCatcaatcttcatcatcaacaccaaGGTCGAACACTAATCCCTCATCTGATTTTTTCACTAACGATCAGCTTGCTTTGTTTATGAGAAGGTTCAAAAGATTCATGCGAAAGAATCAGTCTTACGACAATTCTGATAAAATGAGAAGAACGAAGTACCGAAGCAATGACAAGACCAGTGGATCCAGAACACATGAAAAGGATGAAACACAAGTGCTGTGTTACAACTGCCGAAAACCTGGACATTTCAAAGCTGAATGTCCATATCCTATCATCAAGAAGCATCAGGACGAGCACAATTACAAGAAGAATTCGGGAAACTATCACAACCCGAAGAGTGCACCAAATGATGCTGACGAGGAGTCAAACAAAAATCAGAAAAATGATAGGCGAAGGAAGGCTCTAGCTGTAGAAGAGAAGTCAGGAGACAAGAACGACGAATCATGCACGTCCAGCTCTAGTTCAGAAAGTGACAGTTCGGAGGATGAGAAGGGACAACTATGTCTCTTCAGTCAAGAAGACTCAGATGAAGAGCTGTGCCTTAtggcagatgaagaagaggtaacttcACAAAACCACTCTTCTAATTATAGCTCTGAATCCATATATCATGAAAACCCTAGGGAAGCAttcgaaagaatgatgaagagtTTTGATGGTATTGAAGATTCACACTTAAAACTCAAAGAAGAGAATGCCAAGCTATTggcagaaagacaagatctcgaggacTTAAGGTCCAAAAATGCTGAGATGCTTGAATCTATAAGCCAGCTTGAGAAGCAAGTTCATCTTCTTGAGGAAGAGTGTAAAGCGAAGGATGATAGAGAGCAAAATTTGCGTGCG AGGCAACGCAAGGGTATGCCTCAGGGAAGACCAAACTCTTACCTGAGtaatgtcaagaatttcaaaaagttcccCAGCAAGCATAGAGGTGGAGAAGGTACTTTATATCCTAGTGATGAGGACTGGCTTATGGATTATGAACCAATGACAAGAGCAAAATTTCTGCTCCATCATAGACATAAACAGACATCATACACTAGAGTTAACACGAATAAACCAACACCTTCTCTCCAAAAAGTTTATTCACCGAAGTCACCTCAGGCCTACTATGCTATCCCTTATGATTATCGCGTGTTTAATGGGTACCGTGGACCAAGGATGAACCTTACGAGTTCTAG aaagaagaatgaaactgaGAATGTCCTTCCAGACCTGCTCCGAAGACTTCAAACCGAAAAGGATCTAAGTATTGTCAAAATTCGGTCTGATCAAGGAACTGAATTTGTAAACAAAGTCATTCAGGACTTATGTGGACAACACGGCATACTGCATCAGCTTTCAGCAGCAAGAACTCCTCAACAGAATGGTGTAGCTGAAAGACGCAACAGAACgctcaaggaagcagcaagatCCATGATTGCTTTCTCAGGCTTGCCGAAACGTTTTTGGGCCGAAGCTATAAACACTGCATGCTATACCGAAAATAGATCTCTTATTCATAAAGATCATGGAGCTACACCTTACGAACTCTGGAAAGGCAGAAAACCtgttgtaaaatactttcatatATTTGGAAGTAAATGCTTCATCCATAACAATGGGAAATCACATCTAAAGGCTTTTGATGAACGTGTTGATGAAGGAATATTCATGGGATATTCTGAAAAGAGTAAAGCTTTTCGAGTACTAAATAAGCGAACCATGGTGATAGAAGAATCTATACACGTAGTATTCGACGAACCATCAAAAGAAGACGTGGTGATCTCTGAGAAACAAACTGATGAAGAGACGAAAGATAGAGAAATTGAAGAACTATCTGAAGGATCAGAATCAGAAGACGATGATTATCCACTCTTTCCTAATCACCTACCAAATACTTCATCTCAAACCGAAGTATTACCGAATGATGGAAATGAGCCAAATCAATCAATAGTTCAACAAGATGGAAGCAATCAAGGCGAACCCTCTATCGATGAAGGAGCACCTCCTACCACCTTCCAACCAGATTTAAAATGGTTAAGAAATCACCCTCAAGATCAAATCATCGGTGATATACATGATAATGTACGAACTCGTGCATCCATTCGGGAATGCATGATGGCATGTTTCATATCTCAAATTGAACCGAAGACCATAGAAGAAGCACTAAATGACTCGGACTGGGTCATTGCCATGCAAGATGAACTACATCAATTTGAGAGAAACAAT AATCAGGCTCCAAACCAGCCAGTGAATGCAGACTATGACGAGGACTATCTCCGCTACCTTGCGATGCTTGAGCCAGATGATGTATCTGACAAGTCCTTAGTACTTGAAAATGAACCTGGTTATGGACCTATGGCTCCATCTTGGATCCCTGACGCTGCCCCAAGTGCTCTACCTGCTCCAAGCCCTCCTACCACGGAGAGCAGCCAAGGACAAAGCCTTATGTCTACTGCTAACAGTAGGCATGCAAAGAATAAGGGCAAAGGCAAGGCAAGAAAGTAG
- the LOC116005637 gene encoding uncharacterized protein LOC116005637: MHDEMWDVITDGPIQILQVNPNHVATDPTSPAMISKEKSLLTTEERTRVNLDNIAKDILYKAVDESLFPRVRKCKTAKEIWDVLMLIGDGDEQEKENKLTIAMKKFEDFKLNPRESITEMEARFINY; the protein is encoded by the coding sequence atgcatgatgagatgtgggacgtGATAACTGATGGACCCATCCAGATACTACAAGTGAACCCCAATCATGTTGCTACCGATCCGACATCACCAGCAATGATTTCGAAGGAGAAATCCTTGCTGACTACCGAAGAGAGAACCCGAGTAAATCTCGACAATATAGCCAAGGATATACTCTACAAGGCAGTGGACGAATCATTGTTCCCgagagtaagaaagtgcaaaaccgCTAAAGAAATCTGGGATGTACTTATGCTTATAGGTGATGGAGACGAacaagagaaggagaacaagttaaccattgccatgaagaagtttgaagattTCAAACTCAATCCAAGGGAGTCCATAACTGAAATGGAAGCTCGGTTCATAAATTATTAA